From the Rhodococcus sp. NBC_00297 genome, one window contains:
- a CDS encoding acyl-CoA dehydrogenase family protein, translating into MSTSTVAGHSLLSDEHQQLIASVRDFARTVVAPVAAQHDRDHTFPYEVVRGMADMGLFGLPFPEEYGGMGGDYFALCLALEELGKVDQSVAITLEAGVSLGAMPVYRFGTDAQKKEWLPKLTSGRALGAFGLTEPGAGSDAGGTRTTAVRDGDHWVINGSKQFITNSGTDITELVTVTAVTGTDASGRKQISSIIVPTDTPGFEAGPAYDKVGWNASDTHPLSFTDVRVPLENLLGDEGRGYAGFLQILDEGRIAIAALAVGVAQGCVDESVKYAKEREAFGTAIGRNQAIAFKIARMEARAYAARTAYYDAAALMSAGKPFKKEAAIAKLISSEAAMDNARDATQVHGGYGFMNEYTVARHYRDSKILEIGEGTTEVQLMLIARQVGL; encoded by the coding sequence ATGAGCACATCGACCGTCGCGGGACACAGCCTGTTGTCCGACGAGCACCAGCAGCTGATCGCCTCGGTGCGCGACTTCGCTCGCACCGTGGTGGCGCCCGTTGCCGCGCAGCACGATCGCGATCACACGTTTCCCTACGAGGTGGTCCGCGGCATGGCGGACATGGGACTGTTCGGACTGCCGTTCCCCGAGGAGTACGGCGGCATGGGCGGCGACTACTTCGCGCTGTGCCTCGCCCTCGAGGAGCTGGGCAAGGTGGATCAGAGCGTTGCGATCACGCTCGAAGCCGGTGTCTCCCTGGGCGCGATGCCCGTGTACCGCTTCGGTACGGACGCGCAGAAGAAGGAGTGGCTCCCCAAGCTGACGTCGGGCCGGGCGCTCGGCGCGTTCGGCCTCACCGAGCCCGGTGCCGGCAGCGACGCCGGCGGTACGCGCACCACCGCGGTGCGCGACGGTGATCACTGGGTGATCAACGGGTCGAAGCAGTTCATCACGAACTCCGGCACCGACATCACCGAGCTGGTGACGGTGACCGCCGTGACCGGAACCGATGCCTCCGGGCGCAAGCAGATCTCCTCGATCATCGTGCCGACGGACACCCCCGGCTTCGAGGCCGGTCCCGCGTACGACAAGGTCGGGTGGAACGCCTCGGACACTCACCCCCTGTCGTTCACCGATGTTCGTGTGCCGCTGGAGAATCTGCTCGGCGACGAGGGCCGTGGTTACGCCGGGTTCCTGCAGATCCTCGACGAGGGCCGTATCGCCATCGCTGCGCTCGCCGTCGGTGTGGCGCAGGGGTGCGTCGACGAGAGTGTGAAGTACGCGAAGGAGCGCGAGGCGTTCGGTACCGCCATCGGCCGGAACCAGGCCATCGCATTCAAGATCGCCCGCATGGAGGCGCGCGCCTACGCCGCCCGGACCGCCTACTACGACGCTGCAGCGCTCATGTCGGCGGGCAAGCCCTTCAAGAAGGAAGCGGCCATCGCCAAGCTGATCTCGTCGGAGGCCGCGATGGACAACGCGCGCGACGCCACGCAGGTGCACGGCGGCTACGGGTTCATGAACGAGTACACGGTCGCGCGGCACTACCGCGACAGCAAGATCCTCGAGATCGGCGAGGGCACCACGGAGGTGCAGCTGATGCTCATCGCGCGCCAGGTGGGGCTGTGA
- a CDS encoding acetyl/propionyl/methylcrotonyl-CoA carboxylase subunit alpha, with the protein MTTIDTVLVANRGEIAVRVFRTLRTVGIRSVAVYSDADADALHVRSADTAVRLGPAPARESYLNIDKVIDAALASGADAIHPGYGFLSENAAFAAACEKNGITFIGPPTRAIETMGDKITAKKAVSAFDVPVVPGIAEPGLTDDELIAAAGDIGYPVLIKPSAGGGGKGMHLVERAEDLAAALVRARREAASSFGDDTLFLERFVLRPRHIEVQVMADAHGHVIHLGERECSLQRRHQKVIEEAPSPLLDEVTRARIGEAACATARSVDYVGAGTVEFIVSADAPDDFFFMEMNTRLQVEHPVTEEVTGIDLVELQIRMAAGDTLPLQQEDVTLTGHAIEARVYAEDPGHGFLPTGGRVIELHEPAGTGVRVDSSLAPDTVVGSDYDPMLAKVIAHGRDRAEALRILRRALGETAVLGVGTNIDFLSYLLADPDVAAGRLDTGLLDRVAPDYAAPVATDEVIAAAAVFDWCAAWPAQDAGAWTVPNGWRLGGRSVPTTVLVEDAGRRRTVAVTGSPGDAAVTVDGGDARSLTVTLDGATLVVAIDGRRTTYRAARDADGLWLAASGGVWHLRPAAEIDLAAGGEMELEDTVRSPMPGTVIAVEVANGDTVTAGTVLVVVEAMKMEHALTAPADGIVEVTVATGDQVAVNQVLARMTTDPKEDAA; encoded by the coding sequence ATGACCACGATCGACACGGTGCTCGTCGCGAATCGCGGTGAGATCGCCGTCCGGGTGTTCCGGACACTGCGCACCGTGGGAATTCGCTCCGTCGCGGTGTACAGCGACGCGGACGCCGACGCGCTGCACGTGCGCTCCGCGGACACCGCGGTACGACTGGGTCCGGCGCCCGCACGCGAGAGCTATCTGAACATCGACAAGGTGATCGACGCGGCTCTCGCCAGCGGCGCCGACGCGATCCACCCCGGATACGGGTTCCTCTCGGAGAATGCGGCATTCGCGGCGGCGTGCGAGAAGAACGGCATCACGTTCATCGGCCCGCCGACACGTGCGATCGAGACCATGGGCGACAAGATCACGGCGAAGAAGGCGGTCTCCGCGTTCGACGTGCCGGTGGTGCCCGGTATCGCGGAACCCGGACTCACGGACGACGAACTGATCGCGGCCGCGGGCGACATCGGCTACCCCGTGCTGATCAAGCCGTCGGCCGGTGGCGGCGGCAAGGGCATGCATCTGGTCGAACGAGCCGAGGACCTGGCGGCGGCACTGGTGCGGGCCAGGCGAGAGGCGGCGTCGTCGTTCGGCGACGACACCCTCTTCCTCGAACGATTCGTGTTGCGTCCCCGGCACATCGAGGTGCAGGTGATGGCGGACGCCCACGGCCACGTGATCCATCTCGGTGAGCGCGAGTGCTCGCTGCAGCGCCGTCACCAGAAGGTGATCGAGGAGGCGCCGTCGCCGTTGCTCGACGAGGTGACGCGGGCGCGGATCGGCGAGGCCGCGTGTGCGACCGCACGCAGTGTCGACTATGTCGGCGCCGGCACCGTCGAGTTCATCGTCTCCGCCGACGCGCCCGACGACTTCTTCTTCATGGAGATGAACACCCGTCTGCAGGTGGAGCATCCGGTGACCGAGGAGGTCACCGGCATCGATCTCGTGGAGCTGCAGATACGGATGGCAGCGGGCGACACGCTGCCGCTGCAGCAGGAGGATGTGACGTTGACCGGTCACGCGATCGAGGCGCGTGTCTACGCGGAGGATCCGGGCCATGGCTTCCTGCCCACCGGCGGCCGAGTGATCGAACTGCATGAACCGGCGGGCACCGGTGTCCGCGTGGACTCGTCGCTCGCACCGGACACGGTGGTGGGCAGCGACTACGACCCGATGCTGGCCAAGGTCATCGCGCACGGTCGGGACCGCGCCGAGGCACTGCGCATCCTGCGGCGGGCGCTCGGCGAGACGGCGGTGCTCGGCGTGGGCACCAACATCGACTTCCTCTCGTACCTGCTGGCCGATCCCGACGTCGCCGCCGGCCGTCTGGACACGGGCCTGCTGGACCGGGTCGCACCCGACTACGCGGCGCCCGTCGCGACGGACGAGGTCATCGCCGCCGCAGCCGTGTTCGATTGGTGCGCAGCCTGGCCCGCGCAGGACGCCGGCGCGTGGACTGTTCCGAACGGGTGGCGTCTCGGTGGTCGGAGCGTACCGACGACAGTCCTCGTCGAGGACGCCGGGCGGCGGCGCACCGTCGCGGTGACCGGGTCGCCGGGCGACGCGGCGGTGACCGTCGACGGCGGAGATGCTCGGTCGCTGACGGTGACTCTCGACGGTGCGACTCTCGTGGTCGCGATCGACGGTCGCCGGACGACGTACAGGGCTGCGCGGGACGCGGACGGGCTCTGGCTCGCGGCTTCCGGTGGTGTGTGGCATCTGCGCCCCGCCGCGGAGATCGACCTCGCCGCCGGGGGCGAGATGGAGCTCGAGGACACGGTGCGCAGCCCCATGCCGGGCACCGTGATCGCCGTCGAGGTGGCGAACGGTGACACCGTCACGGCCGGAACCGTTCTCGTGGTCGTGGAAGCCATGAAGATGGAGCACGCCCTCACTGCTCCCGCGGACGGCATCGTCGAGGTGACGGTGGCGACAGGCGACCAGGTCGCCGTGAACCAGGTACTCGCACGCATGACCACGGACCCGAAAGAGGATGCAGCATGA
- a CDS encoding alpha/beta hydrolase family protein encodes MGTHAARRCPRSENIAAALGLLGHPACPEVTVGRTWKRDGVEGRELFWSVDDGPHTEAWLLRPAGEDGDLPGVLLLHGHDGVKFHGKEKVADGPDGIADGIADLRRRGYDGLCVADGLVRAGFAVLVHDVFGWGSRRVAWEDLPSRAVAAGFDAVPRGRESDSDRRCRYEAAAREHEHGLAKIAVLTGTSLAGRALVEDLVALSVLRDRSGVDAARVGVSGFSVGGARGCHLLACAPGLVRGGVITASMSTFADIAKGHADDTSWWMVTPGLPAVCDWPDLLTVAPTRVLVQFAQFDAHFGEAGMREAESVLRSARTSVPCSDSAWYPEPHRFSAAMQADAASWLSAVVAPHALDSGL; translated from the coding sequence ATGGGAACACATGCAGCTCGGCGCTGTCCACGATCCGAGAACATCGCCGCCGCACTCGGCCTCCTCGGGCACCCGGCGTGCCCGGAGGTGACGGTCGGGCGTACCTGGAAACGCGACGGCGTCGAGGGTCGGGAACTGTTCTGGTCGGTGGACGACGGCCCACACACGGAGGCCTGGCTCCTGCGTCCGGCAGGGGAGGACGGGGACCTGCCCGGCGTACTGCTGCTCCACGGTCACGACGGCGTGAAGTTCCACGGCAAGGAGAAGGTCGCCGACGGGCCGGACGGCATCGCCGACGGCATCGCCGACCTGCGGCGACGCGGCTACGACGGTCTGTGTGTGGCGGACGGACTGGTGCGGGCCGGCTTCGCGGTACTGGTTCACGACGTGTTCGGGTGGGGGAGCCGCAGAGTGGCGTGGGAGGACCTTCCCTCTCGGGCCGTGGCGGCCGGTTTCGACGCTGTCCCGCGGGGACGAGAGTCCGACTCCGACCGCAGGTGCCGCTACGAGGCAGCAGCGCGGGAGCACGAGCACGGTCTGGCCAAGATCGCGGTGTTGACCGGGACATCACTCGCCGGCCGTGCCCTCGTCGAGGATCTGGTCGCGTTGTCGGTCCTCCGCGACCGGTCCGGCGTCGATGCCGCTCGGGTCGGCGTGTCCGGGTTCTCCGTCGGTGGAGCCCGCGGGTGTCACCTCCTCGCCTGTGCACCCGGCCTGGTCCGGGGCGGTGTGATCACCGCGTCCATGAGTACGTTCGCCGACATCGCCAAGGGACATGCCGACGACACGTCCTGGTGGATGGTCACGCCCGGACTCCCGGCGGTGTGCGACTGGCCGGACCTGCTCACGGTGGCGCCGACGCGGGTTCTGGTTCAGTTCGCGCAGTTCGACGCCCATTTCGGAGAGGCGGGAATGCGTGAGGCAGAGTCGGTACTACGGTCTGCGCGCACGAGCGTTCCGTGCTCGGACTCGGCGTGGTACCCGGAACCTCACAGGTTCAGCGCGGCCATGCAGGCCGACGCCGCGTCGTGGTTGAGCGCGGTCGTGGCGCCGCACGCTCTTGACAGTGGTTTGTGA
- a CDS encoding MaoC family dehydratase — MTEPERIVQRGLWFDEMTVGTVYEHRPGRTVTEADNVLFTTLTMNTQALHLDAAYSVDTAFGERLVNSMWTLSTLVGLSVAQLTQGTIVANLGFSEISFPKPMLHGDTLYGETVIADKRESASRPGEGVVTFEHTGRNQHGDVVARAVRKTLVRMAPAS; from the coding sequence GTGACCGAACCGGAGCGCATCGTCCAGCGCGGCCTGTGGTTCGACGAGATGACGGTGGGCACCGTCTACGAGCACCGGCCCGGGCGCACCGTCACCGAGGCGGACAACGTCCTGTTCACCACCCTCACGATGAACACGCAGGCGCTGCATCTCGACGCCGCGTACAGCGTGGACACCGCGTTCGGGGAGCGGCTCGTGAACTCGATGTGGACGCTCTCCACGCTGGTCGGGCTCTCCGTCGCCCAGCTGACGCAGGGCACCATCGTCGCGAACCTCGGGTTCTCGGAGATCAGCTTCCCGAAGCCGATGCTGCACGGTGACACCCTCTACGGCGAGACGGTGATCGCGGACAAGCGAGAGTCGGCGTCGAGACCCGGAGAAGGCGTCGTGACGTTCGAGCACACGGGCCGCAATCAGCACGGCGACGTCGTCGCGCGCGCCGTGCGGAAGACCCTCGTCCGGATGGCTCCCGCGTCGTGA
- a CDS encoding ABC transporter ATP-binding protein has product MATVAFEGVTKFFAGGEQPAVDDLDLAIEDGEFLVLVGPSGCGKSTSLRMLAGLEDVDRGTIAIGGEDVTEHQPKDRDIAMVFQNYALYPHMTVGENMGFGLRIAGEDKAEIKRRVADAAKILDLTAYLDRKPKALSGGQRQRVAMGRAIVRKPKVFLMDEPLSNLDAKLRVQTRAQISALQRRLATTTVYVTHDQVEAMTMGDRVAVLKDGVLQQCDTPRRMYEHPNNVFVAGFIGSPAMNLLELPLVDGGVRFGGEVVPVPRSAVAGIGESSVTLGVRPEDLAITTGSGLEVTIDVVEELGADAYAYGRAKVDGDEQLIVVRADGRIPPQRGQVVTLAYAAERTHLFSTVTGERLVD; this is encoded by the coding sequence ATGGCCACCGTGGCATTCGAAGGCGTCACCAAATTCTTCGCCGGCGGAGAACAGCCCGCCGTGGACGATCTCGACCTCGCGATCGAGGACGGCGAGTTCCTCGTCCTCGTCGGTCCGTCGGGATGCGGCAAGTCCACGTCGCTGCGGATGCTCGCCGGTCTCGAGGACGTCGACCGGGGCACCATCGCGATCGGCGGCGAGGACGTCACCGAGCACCAGCCGAAGGATCGCGACATCGCGATGGTCTTCCAGAACTATGCGCTGTATCCCCACATGACCGTCGGCGAGAACATGGGCTTCGGACTGCGGATCGCCGGCGAGGACAAGGCGGAGATCAAGCGCCGAGTCGCGGACGCCGCGAAGATCCTCGACCTCACGGCATACCTGGACCGCAAGCCGAAGGCGCTGTCCGGTGGACAGCGTCAGCGCGTGGCGATGGGTCGTGCCATCGTCCGCAAGCCCAAGGTGTTCCTGATGGACGAACCGCTGTCCAACCTCGACGCCAAGCTCCGGGTGCAGACGCGTGCGCAGATCTCGGCACTGCAGCGCCGCCTCGCCACGACCACCGTCTACGTGACACATGACCAGGTAGAGGCCATGACGATGGGCGATCGGGTGGCCGTGTTGAAGGACGGCGTCCTGCAGCAGTGCGACACGCCGCGTCGGATGTACGAGCACCCGAACAACGTGTTCGTCGCCGGCTTCATCGGCTCCCCCGCCATGAACCTGCTCGAACTTCCGCTCGTCGACGGTGGCGTGCGGTTCGGTGGTGAGGTCGTTCCCGTTCCGCGCAGTGCCGTTGCCGGCATCGGCGAGAGCTCGGTGACGCTCGGGGTTCGGCCCGAGGACCTCGCGATCACCACCGGATCGGGCCTCGAGGTCACGATCGACGTGGTCGAGGAACTCGGAGCCGATGCCTATGCCTACGGCCGCGCCAAGGTCGACGGTGACGAACAGCTCATCGTCGTCCGTGCGGACGGCCGCATTCCACCGCAGCGCGGACAGGTGGTCACGCTCGCCTATGCCGCCGAGCGCACGCACCTCTTCTCCACCGTCACCGGCGAGCGTCTCGTCGACTGA
- a CDS encoding DUF4383 domain-containing protein gives MANTNRAGRTVVRRSPVQWGALIVGVVFLLVGVLGFVPGITTDYDMLTFAGHHSGAMLLGIFEVSILHNIVHLLFGVAGILLARAPSSARLYLIGGGIIYLVLFVYGLVIDHESSANFVPLNDADNWLHLVLGVGMIGLGLALPRVVTGTTATPTR, from the coding sequence ATGGCGAACACGAACAGAGCGGGCCGTACCGTGGTCCGCCGGTCACCGGTTCAATGGGGAGCACTGATCGTCGGCGTCGTGTTCCTTCTCGTCGGTGTGCTCGGGTTCGTCCCGGGCATCACGACGGACTACGACATGCTCACCTTCGCGGGCCACCACAGCGGGGCGATGCTCCTGGGCATCTTCGAGGTGTCGATCCTGCACAACATCGTGCACCTGCTGTTCGGCGTCGCCGGGATCCTGCTGGCCCGTGCACCGTCCTCGGCGAGGCTGTACCTCATCGGCGGCGGCATCATCTACCTGGTGCTCTTCGTGTACGGGCTCGTCATCGACCACGAGAGCAGCGCCAACTTCGTGCCGCTGAACGACGCCGACAACTGGCTGCACCTCGTGCTCGGCGTCGGCATGATCGGGCTGGGTCTCGCGTTGCCGCGCGTCGTCACGGGTACCACCGCGACACCGACTCGCTAG
- a CDS encoding carbohydrate ABC transporter permease, whose amino-acid sequence MTTTADRPALTTSSRSEPPLRMYKTKTRYLSVGLPLAIYLLFTLVPFYWMVVFAFRPADSNSMLPWPITFENFDTVWNTLGFSFFFKNSMIVAALSLVLTTFVALATGYALARFKFRGRLPLVMALLCSQFVPGAMLLIPLFEIFREMSLINNLAGLIVADTVFQLPLAAMLMAGFIAQIPVELEEAAMVDGCSRLKAFRMVMLPLLKPGLIAVGSFAFIGSWNNFLFGLMFISSQEKFTLPVGLSYTIGSYNVDFGVLAAGGLIAAVPVVLVFAVIQKYLVQGLSAGAVKG is encoded by the coding sequence ATGACCACGACTGCAGATCGCCCTGCTCTGACGACCTCCTCGCGCTCCGAACCTCCACTGCGGATGTACAAGACGAAAACTCGGTATCTCAGCGTCGGGCTGCCGCTGGCGATCTACCTGCTCTTCACCCTCGTGCCGTTCTACTGGATGGTCGTCTTCGCCTTCCGCCCCGCGGACTCGAACTCGATGCTTCCGTGGCCCATCACGTTCGAGAACTTCGACACCGTGTGGAACACGCTGGGGTTCAGCTTCTTCTTCAAGAACTCCATGATCGTCGCCGCGCTGTCGCTCGTCCTGACGACGTTCGTGGCACTCGCGACCGGATATGCGTTGGCACGGTTCAAGTTCCGCGGCCGGCTTCCTCTGGTGATGGCGTTGCTGTGCAGCCAGTTCGTCCCCGGCGCGATGCTGCTCATCCCGCTGTTCGAGATCTTCCGCGAGATGAGTCTCATCAACAACCTGGCCGGACTGATCGTGGCCGACACCGTGTTCCAGCTCCCTCTCGCCGCGATGCTGATGGCGGGCTTCATCGCCCAGATTCCGGTGGAGCTCGAGGAAGCGGCCATGGTCGACGGGTGCTCGCGGCTGAAGGCCTTTCGTATGGTCATGCTGCCTCTCCTCAAGCCGGGGCTGATCGCCGTCGGCTCGTTCGCCTTCATCGGCAGCTGGAACAACTTCCTCTTCGGCCTCATGTTCATCAGCAGCCAGGAGAAGTTCACTCTGCCGGTGGGACTCAGCTACACCATCGGGTCGTACAACGTCGACTTCGGTGTGCTCGCTGCAGGCGGGTTGATCGCTGCGGTTCCCGTGGTGCTCGTGTTCGCCGTCATTCAGAAGTACCTCGTCCAGGGCCTGAGCGCCGGCGCGGTCAAGGGCTGA
- a CDS encoding carbohydrate ABC transporter permease produces MVTTISPTPGGSSAPASPGPMRRRSRRRLSAPYLLIAPVVLLLVVFIFYPVGSVFYYSLQYYNPTTPWENGFAGLDNFRLMFADDLFWTSLVTTGKWVLFQVVFQLVLGLGLALLVNEVFRGRGLARALVFSPWAVSGVLTTGIWLLIYNPSTGIFKLLGDMGIGDGAAAPIADPDTAFWATGVAELWRGVPFFAILILAELQSAPKDLYEAANVDGASRWQRFRFVTLPHLKAVIILSTLLRGVWEFNNVDLLYTLTAGGPADVTTTLPLYVSQLAITAQDFGYGSALTTVAFLILLFCSILYLRLSKFNNEKG; encoded by the coding sequence ATGGTCACCACCATCTCCCCGACACCGGGAGGATCGTCGGCGCCGGCATCTCCCGGCCCCATGCGGCGGCGTTCACGCCGCCGTCTCTCGGCGCCCTATCTGCTGATCGCCCCCGTCGTGCTGCTGCTCGTGGTGTTCATCTTCTATCCCGTGGGCAGCGTCTTCTACTACAGCCTGCAGTACTACAACCCCACGACGCCCTGGGAGAACGGCTTCGCAGGGCTGGACAACTTCCGCCTGATGTTCGCCGACGATCTGTTCTGGACGTCGCTGGTCACCACCGGCAAGTGGGTCCTGTTCCAAGTAGTGTTCCAGCTCGTACTCGGTCTGGGCCTCGCGCTGCTGGTGAACGAGGTGTTCCGCGGACGTGGACTCGCTCGCGCCCTCGTGTTCTCGCCCTGGGCCGTGTCGGGTGTGCTCACCACCGGGATCTGGCTGCTGATCTACAACCCGTCCACCGGCATCTTCAAGTTGCTGGGGGACATGGGAATCGGTGACGGCGCAGCTGCTCCGATCGCCGACCCGGACACCGCCTTCTGGGCGACGGGTGTCGCGGAACTGTGGCGAGGTGTCCCTTTCTTCGCGATCCTGATCCTGGCCGAACTGCAGAGTGCGCCCAAGGACCTGTACGAGGCGGCCAACGTGGACGGTGCCAGCCGCTGGCAGCGCTTCCGTTTCGTCACGCTCCCGCACCTCAAGGCCGTCATCATCCTCTCGACGCTGCTCCGCGGCGTGTGGGAGTTCAACAACGTCGACCTGCTCTACACCCTCACCGCGGGCGGTCCTGCGGACGTCACCACCACGTTGCCGCTGTACGTTTCCCAACTCGCGATCACCGCGCAGGACTTCGGGTACGGATCGGCCTTGACCACGGTCGCGTTCCTCATCCTGCTCTTCTGCTCGATCCTCTACTTGCGCCTGAGCAAGTTCAACAACGAGAAGGGCTGA
- a CDS encoding HpcH/HpaI aldolase/citrate lyase family protein, producing the protein MFCPADRPERYRKAAAAADVVILDLEDAVAPGDKEAARQAVVDTPLDPDRTVIRVNARSTPYFEADLAALSETVYHRVMVPKCESAQDVSALAPRSVVALVETPLGILHAAEICAADGCEGMMWGAEDLVAALGGASSRRGDGSYRDVAVHARSTALLAAKAFGRQALDSVYLDIADLDGLRAESEDAVAVGFDAKVALHPTQAAVIRECYTPTADQVDWARRVVAAAATERGVFTVDGRMVDAPVIRHADRILRGLG; encoded by the coding sequence ATGTTCTGCCCGGCCGACAGGCCCGAGCGCTACCGGAAGGCCGCCGCGGCAGCAGACGTGGTGATCCTGGACCTCGAGGACGCGGTGGCCCCCGGTGACAAGGAAGCGGCGCGGCAGGCCGTCGTCGACACCCCACTCGATCCGGACCGCACCGTGATCCGCGTCAACGCGCGATCGACGCCGTACTTCGAGGCTGATCTGGCAGCCCTGTCCGAGACGGTCTACCACCGCGTGATGGTGCCCAAGTGTGAATCGGCGCAGGACGTCTCGGCACTGGCTCCACGATCGGTGGTCGCCCTCGTCGAGACCCCACTCGGGATCCTGCACGCTGCGGAGATCTGCGCAGCCGACGGGTGCGAGGGCATGATGTGGGGCGCGGAGGACCTGGTGGCCGCGCTCGGCGGAGCGTCCTCGCGTCGCGGCGACGGGTCGTATCGCGACGTGGCCGTGCACGCACGCTCGACCGCTCTGCTGGCGGCCAAGGCCTTCGGGCGCCAGGCTCTGGACTCGGTGTATCTGGACATCGCCGATCTCGACGGACTGCGCGCCGAGTCGGAGGACGCCGTCGCGGTGGGGTTCGACGCCAAGGTGGCGCTGCACCCGACGCAGGCCGCCGTGATCCGCGAGTGTTACACCCCCACAGCCGATCAGGTGGACTGGGCCCGTCGGGTCGTGGCTGCCGCCGCCACCGAGCGCGGAGTGTTCACCGTCGACGGCAGGATGGTCGACGCGCCGGTGATCCGGCACGCCGACCGCATCCTGCGGGGACTCGGCTAG
- a CDS encoding NAD-dependent epimerase/dehydratase family protein, which yields MSTLLITGAAGNMGRMLRPLLRRPGRTLRLFDIAAIDDIDTATEEFVLGSVTDREAVDAAVAGVDVVLHLGGLSTEDSWSNILSVNVDGTQAIYEAAVRHGVTRVVTASSNHAVGFWTHDEAGETALAGDVETRPDGFYGWSKAAIEALGRLYHDRFGIDVINLRIGSSFDRPPNYRGLASWMSPADTARLIEASLSARANGFHTVWGVSNNTRGWWSQAQGAVIGYEPEDDSEVFAEELLADHEWTFDDPILQRVGGAFCDHPLGQRM from the coding sequence ATGAGCACACTGCTGATCACCGGAGCCGCCGGAAACATGGGGCGGATGCTGAGGCCACTCCTGCGGCGACCTGGTCGTACCCTCCGACTTTTCGACATCGCTGCGATCGACGACATCGACACGGCCACAGAGGAGTTCGTGCTCGGATCGGTGACCGACCGTGAGGCGGTCGACGCGGCCGTGGCAGGGGTGGACGTCGTGCTGCATCTGGGGGGCCTCAGTACCGAGGACTCGTGGTCGAACATCCTGTCGGTCAATGTCGATGGCACACAGGCGATCTACGAGGCTGCCGTGCGGCACGGAGTCACCCGGGTGGTGACCGCGTCGAGCAATCACGCCGTCGGTTTCTGGACGCACGACGAGGCCGGCGAGACCGCGCTCGCCGGAGACGTCGAGACCCGTCCCGACGGGTTCTACGGCTGGAGCAAGGCGGCGATCGAGGCGCTGGGCCGGTTGTACCACGACCGTTTCGGCATCGACGTGATCAATCTGCGGATCGGGTCGAGCTTCGATCGACCGCCGAACTATCGAGGGCTGGCCTCCTGGATGTCGCCCGCTGACACGGCCCGCCTGATCGAGGCGTCGTTGTCGGCCCGTGCCAATGGCTTCCACACCGTGTGGGGTGTCTCGAACAACACGCGGGGATGGTGGTCGCAGGCGCAGGGCGCCGTCATCGGCTACGAACCCGAGGACGACTCCGAGGTGTTCGCCGAGGAGTTGCTCGCCGATCACGAGTGGACGTTCGACGATCCGATTCTGCAGCGAGTGGGTGGCGCGTTCTGCGATCACCCACTAGGACAACGTATGTGA